One Phocaeicola dorei genomic region harbors:
- the serB gene encoding phosphoserine phosphatase SerB, translating into MNNNTELILIRITGLDRPGLTASITEILSKYDVTILDIGQADIHSTLSLGILFKSQEKDSGNIMKELLFKASALGINIRFYPVTVEEYEEWVNMQGKNRYILTLLGRKLTAKQIAAVTGILAEQGLNIDAIKRLTGRIPLDERKANVRACIEFSVRGTPHQREEMQQALMKLSSDLEMDFSFQLDNMYRRMRRLICFDMDSTLIQTECIDELAERAGVGDQVREITERAMRGEIDFIESFTERVALLKGLDESVMKEIAENLPITEGVERLMFVLKRYGYKIAILSGGFTYFGNYLKDKFGIDYVYANELEIVNGKLTGRYLGDVVDGKRKAELLKLIAQVERVDIAQTIAVGDGANDLPMLSEAGLGIAFHAKPKVVANAQQSINTIGLDGVLYFLGFKDSYLEERGKL; encoded by the coding sequence ATGAATAATAATACTGAACTTATTTTAATCAGAATTACCGGTCTTGATCGGCCGGGATTAACCGCTTCCATTACGGAGATTTTGTCAAAGTATGATGTTACCATTTTGGATATTGGCCAGGCCGATATTCATAGCACCCTGTCATTAGGCATTTTATTCAAAAGCCAGGAAAAAGATTCAGGTAATATCATGAAAGAGTTGCTATTTAAAGCTTCCGCATTAGGCATCAATATCCGTTTCTATCCCGTTACTGTGGAAGAATATGAGGAATGGGTAAATATGCAAGGCAAGAACCGGTACATCCTGACTTTACTGGGACGCAAGCTGACAGCCAAACAAATCGCAGCAGTCACAGGAATATTAGCGGAACAAGGTTTAAATATTGATGCTATCAAACGTCTTACAGGGCGTATTCCATTGGATGAGCGGAAAGCGAATGTACGGGCTTGTATCGAATTCTCCGTCCGTGGCACCCCCCACCAACGGGAAGAAATGCAACAGGCGTTAATGAAACTGAGCAGTGACCTGGAAATGGACTTTTCTTTCCAACTGGACAATATGTACCGACGTATGCGACGCTTGATTTGTTTCGATATGGATTCCACATTGATACAGACAGAGTGTATAGATGAATTAGCCGAACGCGCCGGTGTGGGTGACCAAGTACGAGAAATCACAGAACGAGCTATGCGTGGAGAAATTGATTTCATAGAAAGCTTCACAGAACGGGTGGCTTTGCTGAAAGGACTGGATGAAAGCGTAATGAAAGAAATCGCAGAAAACCTTCCCATCACCGAAGGTGTGGAACGTCTAATGTTCGTGTTGAAAAGATATGGTTACAAAATAGCCATCCTATCCGGTGGATTCACCTATTTTGGTAATTATCTGAAAGATAAATTCGGCATAGATTACGTATATGCCAATGAACTGGAAATAGTAAATGGCAAATTAACCGGAAGATATCTGGGAGATGTAGTTGACGGAAAACGTAAAGCCGAACTGCTGAAACTGATCGCTCAAGTAGAACGTGTGGACATAGCACAAACTATTGCTGTAGGAGATGGAGCGAATGACTTACCCATGTTGTCCGAAGCCGGCCTGGGTATAGCATTCCATGCAAAACCCAAAGTAGTGGCTAACGCACAACAGTCCATTAATACGATCGGATTGGACGGCGTCCTCTATTTCCTAGGTTTCAAGGACTCTTACCTGGAAGAACGCGGCAAACTCTAA
- a CDS encoding DUF4738 domain-containing protein, which translates to MYKRFSIIMLAVALSSCGTPQQKASALEENKEAKSLLEGIWLDDNTETALLRVKGDTLFYADAATAPVAFKIIGDSLITYGARTNGYKIEKQEEHIFWFHSAVGDVIRLHKSDTENDSLAFIHTREIPVYNEVIKKDSVVTYDNVRYRGYVYINPSKIKVMRPGVSEEGLGVDNVYYDNIIHICVYEGRKSLYAKDITKQMFKGVVPDDFLQWAILSDMDFMGVDSKGYHYQATVCVPDGASCYMVNITAGKDGGLAFELVR; encoded by the coding sequence ATGTACAAACGTTTTTCGATAATAATGTTGGCTGTTGCGCTGTCTTCTTGTGGAACTCCGCAACAAAAAGCATCCGCCCTGGAAGAGAACAAGGAGGCAAAATCTTTGTTGGAAGGTATATGGTTGGACGATAATACGGAAACGGCATTACTGAGGGTGAAAGGCGACACCCTGTTTTATGCAGATGCCGCTACAGCTCCCGTTGCTTTTAAAATTATAGGCGATTCGTTGATTACGTATGGTGCACGGACTAATGGTTATAAGATTGAGAAGCAGGAGGAGCATATTTTTTGGTTTCATTCGGCTGTGGGAGATGTGATACGTCTGCATAAGTCTGATACAGAGAATGATTCTCTGGCATTTATCCATACTCGGGAAATCCCTGTTTATAACGAAGTTATTAAGAAAGATTCGGTGGTGACATACGATAATGTCCGTTATCGCGGATATGTGTACATTAACCCGTCAAAGATTAAAGTAATGCGTCCGGGAGTTTCGGAGGAAGGACTTGGGGTGGATAATGTATATTATGACAATATCATACACATTTGCGTGTATGAAGGCAGGAAGAGTCTTTATGCCAAAGATATCACCAAGCAGATGTTCAAGGGGGTGGTTCCGGATGATTTCTTGCAATGGGCTATATTGTCGGATATGGATTTTATGGGCGTCGATTCTAAAGGGTATCATTATCAGGCCACGGTATGCGTACCTGACGGCGCATCTTGTTATATGGTCAATATCACTGCTGGCAAGGATGGAGGACTTGCATTCGAGTTGGTAAGGTAG
- a CDS encoding TlpA family protein disulfide reductase — MIKNVKWIFVVLIISSLISFSFVGKNTPTEGLTIGDKAPTFTICGEKQLIDLKDLRGKYVLLSFWASYDALSRMQNATLNHAIAQADNVEMVSVSFDEYKSIFNETIKKDQISTSNCFVELAGVSSDLYQTYRLKRGFKNFLLDENGVIVAKDITVSELSSYLN; from the coding sequence ATGATTAAAAATGTAAAGTGGATTTTTGTTGTATTAATTATTAGTTCCTTGATTTCATTCTCTTTTGTAGGGAAAAACACGCCGACAGAAGGCTTGACCATAGGAGACAAGGCTCCTACATTTACTATCTGTGGCGAAAAGCAGTTGATTGACTTGAAGGATTTAAGAGGTAAATATGTACTGCTAAGTTTTTGGGCCAGCTATGATGCTCTGTCAAGGATGCAGAATGCTACTTTGAATCATGCCATCGCGCAGGCCGACAATGTAGAAATGGTTTCCGTTTCATTTGATGAATACAAGTCGATATTTAACGAAACCATTAAAAAAGACCAGATATCAACTTCTAATTGTTTTGTGGAATTGGCTGGTGTTTCATCGGATCTATATCAGACTTATCGCTTGAAAAGAGGCTTTAAGAACTTTTTGTTAGATGAAAATGGCGTTATTGTTGCCAAGGATATCACCGTATCCGAACTCTCTTCTTATTTGAATTGA
- a CDS encoding HAD family hydrolase, which yields MKQIKNIVFDFGGVIISFDREQAVKAFERIGVREADSLLGKYHQQGIFQEVENGNMDAETFRCELSKICGKELTYQDVENGWKGFVTDVPQYKLDYLNELRKKYKVYILSNTNPYVMGWARSNAFTSAGKPLDAYVDKIYTSYEAGSTKPDPGIFNYMIKDSKLNPAETIFVDDGAANIVIGKELGFITMQPENGEDWRQKLEKLL from the coding sequence ATGAAACAGATTAAGAATATTGTGTTTGATTTCGGCGGGGTTATCATTAGCTTTGACCGTGAACAGGCTGTAAAGGCGTTTGAGCGGATAGGAGTGAGGGAAGCGGACAGTTTATTAGGGAAATACCATCAGCAGGGGATTTTTCAGGAAGTAGAAAATGGGAACATGGACGCTGAAACTTTCCGCTGTGAATTGAGTAAAATTTGTGGGAAAGAATTGACTTATCAAGATGTGGAAAATGGGTGGAAAGGATTTGTTACGGACGTGCCGCAATATAAATTGGATTACTTGAATGAGCTTCGTAAGAAGTACAAGGTATATATATTGAGCAACACCAATCCTTATGTGATGGGATGGGCGAGGAGTAATGCATTTACTTCTGCGGGAAAGCCATTGGACGCTTATGTTGATAAGATTTACACTTCCTACGAAGCCGGTTCCACCAAGCCGGATCCTGGCATCTTTAACTATATGATAAAAGATAGTAAACTGAATCCGGCTGAAACAATATTTGTAGATGACGGTGCGGCCAATATTGTTATTGGTAAAGAACTGGGCTTTATTACGATGCAACCGGAGAACGGCGAGGATTGGCGTCAAAAACTAGAAAAGCTCCTATAA
- a CDS encoding DEAD/DEAH box helicase gives MKFSELNLEEGVLQALDAMRFEECTPVQEHTIPVILEGKDLIGVAQTGTGKTAAYLLPVLNQLSKGGYPEDAINCVIMSPTRELAQQIDQQMEGFSYFLPASSVAVYGGNDGVRFEQEKKGLTLGADVVIATPGRLISHLSLGYVDLSKVSFFILDEADRMLDMGFSDDIMQIVKYLPKERQTIMFSATMPAKIQQLAKTILNNPVEIKLAVSKPAEKIIQTAYICYERQKLGIIQSLFQDQTPERVIIFASSKLKVKEVTQAFKRMKLNVGEMHSDLEQSQREQIMREFKSGRINILIATDIVSRGIDIDDIRLVINYDVPHDSEDYVHRIGRTARANHDGCAITFVSEKEQTQFKAIENFLGRNIYKIPVPEELGEAPEYNPRSGAGRSNHKGGSSRKQGNYKGKKNGTPSANNRRNTPKE, from the coding sequence ATGAAATTTTCAGAACTAAATTTAGAAGAAGGGGTGCTTCAGGCATTAGATGCCATGAGATTTGAAGAATGCACTCCTGTACAAGAACATACCATACCGGTCATTCTTGAAGGAAAAGATTTGATCGGAGTGGCACAGACCGGAACCGGCAAGACTGCCGCATACCTTTTGCCCGTTCTTAATCAATTAAGCAAAGGCGGATATCCGGAAGATGCCATCAATTGTGTGATCATGTCACCCACACGCGAATTAGCGCAACAGATAGACCAGCAAATGGAAGGTTTCTCTTATTTTCTACCGGCATCCAGCGTAGCTGTTTACGGAGGAAACGATGGTGTGCGCTTCGAGCAAGAAAAGAAAGGTTTAACTTTGGGGGCCGATGTAGTCATTGCTACTCCGGGACGTCTGATAAGTCATCTCAGCCTAGGTTACGTAGACTTGTCTAAAGTTTCTTTCTTTATTCTTGATGAAGCGGACCGTATGCTGGATATGGGATTCTCGGATGACATTATGCAAATAGTGAAATATCTGCCGAAAGAACGTCAGACCATCATGTTCTCGGCCACTATGCCGGCTAAAATACAACAATTGGCAAAAACGATCTTAAACAATCCGGTAGAAATAAAATTAGCGGTCTCAAAACCTGCGGAAAAGATTATCCAAACGGCTTATATCTGTTATGAACGCCAGAAATTGGGAATTATTCAATCCCTGTTCCAGGATCAAACACCTGAACGGGTCATTATCTTTGCCTCTTCCAAATTGAAAGTAAAGGAGGTGACACAAGCATTCAAGCGGATGAAACTGAACGTAGGTGAAATGCATTCAGACTTGGAGCAGTCCCAGCGGGAACAGATTATGCGTGAATTCAAAAGTGGCAGAATCAATATCCTGATTGCTACCGATATTGTTTCGCGAGGAATAGACATTGACGATATTCGTTTGGTAATCAACTACGATGTACCACATGACAGCGAGGATTATGTACACCGCATCGGCCGTACAGCTCGTGCCAACCATGATGGTTGCGCCATTACTTTTGTCAGTGAGAAAGAGCAGACCCAATTCAAAGCTATTGAAAATTTCTTGGGTAGGAATATCTATAAAATCCCGGTTCCCGAGGAATTGGGAGAAGCGCCCGAATACAACCCGCGAAGTGGCGCCGGTCGTAGCAATCACAAAGGTGGCAGTTCCAGAAAACAAGGCAATTATAAGGGGAAAAAGAACGGTACGCCCAGTGCCAATAATAGAAGAAACACCCCAAAAGAATAG